The proteins below are encoded in one region of Myxococcales bacterium:
- a CDS encoding alpha-galactosidase, with protein sequence MRRAALIFTLALAGCGEDERLDVGVPSGRLDLRPRHNGTFDLRESGGAMLLRGAVAEAQVELGGAEHTVTTQGCAGEWAVDEAAFGTAPEFAHLRGFRRRCADSGVVLEWRLGFDAERDIALSLLRLTNETGAELRVLRLSPLVSAGPDAGLFVGANPARLRILDNGANVAADVDVKLHYPDEDRNSLVAAVIPIESRGNVVSNWNHAVLDLDSGRSFVAGALGVERSFPTLGTRYTEDDAPRFEGRAGLELWADNALEFTGKLLSSGESVDSEPLYLDAFAADPQTGLERYADAIAAWQGFTVWTQRGAGRRVPNGWNSWTGSSGTGGLGTNIDETSMGENLEVMAREFAPFGVDYFQVDDGYQLADGDWFPRTDRFPSGMPAWSARVKSKGLIPGLWISAFTVALDSTLAAERPELLAKPEDNVVGALLSPGSGKRVLDLSNPASVEWLNQTLHRYKDDWGMGWVKLDFAYQALPYVPRNSPKLTSIEVYKRAIREVREVLGDDVFYMGIALMGVNYGVVDSMRVTLDTGPSWEESDPFALLGDGGNFKSSVKSAARRYWLHNRVWVTHNDLLFFRTDTGHPEPLVTLDEAITLSSFIGLTGSIVKFGEDLRGLSPEQIQVWRKLLPIYPASARPLDLFTRMYPEQWLLPVEGTLAGSDARWWVLGLLNWGRNFDYTSDGTPTKMPDAARPNSVPLTNLGLSPEREYLASEFWGEKFLGTVKGTLQVEVAAHGHALVALREKTGHPQFLGHNRHFTQGATDLVSESWDASERSLTLVFDVDQGEAGAVPFEYRFRVFAPTGDVLTQSEVGDAVVTRAGEVLTIRLTPKKSQRVSLKLFFA encoded by the coding sequence ATGCGCCGCGCGGCCCTGATCTTCACGCTGGCTCTGGCTGGTTGCGGGGAAGACGAGCGGCTCGACGTGGGCGTGCCTTCAGGCCGCCTCGATTTGCGGCCACGGCACAACGGCACATTCGATCTGCGAGAGTCGGGCGGCGCGATGCTCCTGCGCGGCGCGGTGGCCGAGGCTCAGGTCGAGCTCGGTGGAGCAGAGCACACCGTCACGACGCAGGGCTGCGCTGGGGAATGGGCGGTCGACGAGGCTGCGTTCGGCACCGCGCCCGAGTTCGCTCACCTGCGCGGGTTTCGCCGCCGCTGTGCGGACTCGGGGGTGGTGCTGGAATGGCGCCTCGGCTTCGACGCCGAGCGTGACATCGCCCTCAGTCTGCTGCGACTGACCAACGAAACCGGCGCGGAGCTGCGGGTCTTGCGGCTGTCTCCGCTGGTCAGCGCGGGGCCCGACGCGGGGCTCTTCGTCGGCGCCAACCCGGCGCGCCTGCGCATCCTCGACAATGGAGCGAACGTCGCGGCGGACGTCGACGTCAAGCTTCACTACCCGGACGAGGATCGCAACTCGCTGGTTGCGGCCGTCATCCCCATCGAGTCCCGCGGGAACGTCGTCAGTAACTGGAACCACGCGGTCTTGGATCTCGACAGCGGGCGTTCGTTCGTTGCCGGGGCGCTCGGCGTCGAGCGTTCATTTCCGACCCTGGGCACGCGTTACACCGAAGACGACGCGCCGAGGTTCGAGGGGCGCGCAGGCCTCGAGCTCTGGGCCGACAACGCCCTCGAGTTCACCGGCAAGCTCCTGTCCTCCGGAGAGTCCGTCGATTCCGAGCCGCTCTACCTGGACGCGTTTGCGGCGGATCCACAGACCGGCCTCGAGCGCTACGCCGATGCCATCGCTGCGTGGCAGGGTTTCACGGTCTGGACCCAGCGCGGCGCGGGGCGCCGTGTCCCGAATGGCTGGAACAGCTGGACCGGCTCCAGCGGCACCGGGGGTCTCGGGACCAACATCGACGAGACCAGCATGGGCGAAAATCTCGAGGTGATGGCCCGGGAGTTTGCGCCCTTCGGTGTCGACTACTTCCAGGTCGATGACGGTTATCAGCTCGCGGACGGTGACTGGTTCCCACGCACAGATCGTTTCCCCTCGGGCATGCCCGCGTGGTCCGCGCGCGTGAAGAGCAAGGGGCTGATCCCAGGGCTCTGGATCAGCGCGTTCACTGTGGCTCTCGACTCGACCCTCGCCGCCGAGCGCCCGGAGCTGCTGGCCAAACCCGAGGACAACGTGGTGGGTGCGCTGCTCTCGCCGGGTTCCGGCAAACGCGTGCTCGATCTCTCGAACCCGGCCAGCGTCGAGTGGCTCAACCAGACCCTGCACCGTTACAAAGACGACTGGGGCATGGGCTGGGTGAAGCTCGACTTTGCTTATCAAGCGCTGCCCTACGTCCCCCGCAACAGCCCGAAGCTGACCAGCATCGAGGTGTACAAACGCGCCATCCGCGAGGTGCGCGAGGTGCTCGGTGACGACGTCTTTTACATGGGCATCGCACTGATGGGGGTGAACTACGGAGTGGTCGACTCGATGCGGGTGACCCTGGATACCGGTCCAAGCTGGGAAGAGAGCGATCCGTTTGCGCTGCTGGGTGATGGTGGCAATTTCAAGTCGTCGGTGAAGAGCGCGGCGCGGCGTTACTGGTTGCACAATCGCGTCTGGGTCACCCACAACGACCTGCTGTTCTTCCGGACCGACACGGGCCACCCGGAGCCGCTCGTGACGCTCGACGAAGCCATCACGCTCAGCTCGTTCATCGGGCTCACGGGCTCCATTGTGAAGTTCGGCGAGGATCTGCGCGGGCTCTCACCGGAACAGATCCAGGTGTGGCGCAAGCTGCTGCCCATCTACCCGGCCTCAGCGCGTCCGCTCGACCTGTTCACGCGGATGTACCCGGAACAGTGGTTGCTCCCTGTCGAGGGCACACTGGCCGGCTCCGATGCCCGCTGGTGGGTACTGGGTCTCCTGAACTGGGGAAGAAATTTCGATTACACGAGCGACGGCACACCCACGAAGATGCCGGACGCCGCGCGACCGAACAGCGTTCCCCTCACGAACCTCGGGCTGTCACCCGAGCGCGAGTATCTCGCCAGCGAGTTCTGGGGAGAGAAGTTCCTGGGCACGGTGAAGGGCACGCTTCAAGTCGAGGTCGCTGCACACGGACACGCGCTGGTCGCCCTTCGAGAGAAGACGGGTCACCCTCAGTTTCTCGGACACAACCGGCACTTCACTCAGGGCGCGACGGATCTGGTCTCGGAGAGCTGGGACGCATCGGAGCGCAGCCTGACCTTGGTCTTCGATGTGGATCAGGGTGAGGCGGGCGCGGTGCCGTTCGAGTACCGGTTCCGGGTGTTTGCGCCGACCGGCGACGTCCTGACCCAGTCGGAGGTCGGTGATGCCGTCGTCACCCGAGCCGGAGAAGTGCTGACCATCCGGCTCACCCCGAAGAAGTCACAGCGTGTCAGCCTGAAGCTGTTTTTTGCTTGA
- a CDS encoding YhfC family intramembrane metalloprotease, producing the protein MGSPLTAAPIQIAYTNLFAALLVQYPLMLLFPLVLGFQLRKRVGPRLALFWIGGATFVASQLVHLPLNFALGLLGPPRGVALLPLPIVGLTAGLSAGLCEELARYAALRWVVKDRGWPSALQLGAGHGGVESIIFGLLALTTLLNVLIAPYAAALGLPVDDQAVLRHAARTYWAAPWFHPVLAGWERVCAITFHIGANVLVMRAVTRRRLGYLALAIVLHAALDAPVVYAGEMGLFWLYALITAAAAGMLMVSITLRDDGEHGRAHGGSLKHPKKALALTLTVVVALLFANTFRAAPLPVPAPLTGPAPPASPPVGMTIHQLPTGTTHRNAAFAYRGGSFGDKREFAMTAVLVKHPRGDLLVDTGLGRNADAHLRTMPAWFRAITLHVRERPAADQLADAGYDKKSLRAILITHAHWDHVSGIPDFPGTPVWVTAEERRFIQEGGWISALARSFSGVRYEEYDFERGAYLGFPRSHDVYGDGAIVVVPAPGHTPGSVIVFLTLPEGRRYALVGDLVWQLEGISLREERPWLQRTLADSDASRVRETLSRMSAIAARFPELVLVPAHDQRGFAGMPRLDSAK; encoded by the coding sequence GTGGGGAGTCCATTGACTGCGGCGCCGATCCAGATCGCGTACACGAATCTGTTTGCGGCGCTGCTGGTGCAGTACCCGCTGATGCTGCTCTTCCCGCTGGTGCTCGGCTTCCAGCTTCGAAAGCGCGTCGGCCCACGCCTGGCTCTGTTCTGGATCGGCGGCGCCACGTTCGTGGCGTCTCAGCTCGTGCATCTGCCGTTGAACTTCGCGCTCGGACTGCTCGGCCCGCCGCGCGGGGTGGCCCTCCTGCCGCTGCCGATCGTGGGGCTCACCGCCGGTCTGTCGGCGGGCTTGTGTGAAGAGCTCGCTCGCTACGCGGCGCTGCGCTGGGTGGTGAAGGACCGCGGCTGGCCCAGCGCTCTGCAGCTCGGTGCCGGCCACGGCGGGGTCGAATCCATCATCTTCGGCCTGCTCGCCCTCACCACCTTGCTCAACGTCCTGATCGCGCCCTACGCGGCCGCCCTCGGCTTGCCAGTGGACGATCAGGCGGTCTTGCGTCACGCGGCTCGCACCTACTGGGCGGCACCTTGGTTTCACCCGGTCCTGGCTGGCTGGGAACGGGTGTGTGCGATCACGTTCCACATCGGTGCCAACGTGCTGGTGATGCGCGCCGTGACCCGGCGACGCCTCGGTTACCTCGCCTTGGCGATCGTGCTGCACGCAGCCCTCGATGCGCCCGTGGTCTACGCGGGCGAGATGGGACTCTTCTGGCTCTACGCCCTGATCACGGCCGCGGCTGCGGGCATGTTGATGGTGAGCATCACGTTGCGAGACGACGGCGAGCACGGGCGCGCCCACGGCGGGAGCTTGAAACACCCGAAGAAGGCGCTTGCCCTGACCTTGACGGTCGTGGTTGCACTGCTTTTCGCCAACACCTTTCGCGCCGCGCCCCTGCCCGTCCCTGCGCCGCTGACTGGCCCCGCGCCGCCCGCGTCGCCGCCGGTGGGCATGACCATCCACCAACTGCCTACCGGGACCACACATCGTAACGCCGCGTTCGCCTATCGCGGCGGGTCCTTCGGCGACAAACGCGAGTTCGCGATGACCGCGGTGCTGGTCAAACATCCGCGCGGCGATCTGCTCGTCGACACGGGACTCGGGCGTAACGCCGACGCGCACCTTCGCACGATGCCGGCCTGGTTCCGGGCGATCACGCTTCATGTGCGCGAGCGCCCCGCCGCCGACCAACTCGCCGACGCGGGCTACGACAAGAAATCTCTGCGTGCGATCCTCATCACCCACGCGCACTGGGATCACGTGAGTGGCATCCCGGACTTTCCGGGCACACCCGTGTGGGTCACCGCGGAGGAGCGGCGATTCATCCAAGAGGGAGGCTGGATCTCCGCGCTCGCGCGCAGCTTCAGCGGGGTCCGGTACGAGGAGTATGACTTCGAGCGCGGCGCCTACCTGGGCTTTCCCCGCAGCCACGATGTCTACGGCGACGGCGCCATCGTGGTGGTGCCCGCACCGGGTCATACGCCGGGCTCAGTGATTGTGTTCCTGACGCTGCCTGAGGGCAGGCGCTACGCGCTGGTTGGGGATCTGGTGTGGCAGCTCGAGGGGATCTCGCTGCGTGAGGAACGACCCTGGCTCCAGCGGACGCTCGCGGACTCCGACGCAAGCCGCGTCCGCGAAACCCTGTCCAGAATGTCGGCGATCGCGGCGCGCTTCCCCGAGCTCGTGCTCGTGCCCGCGCACGACCAGCGCGGCTTTGCCGGGATGCCCAGGCTCGACAGCGCCAAGTGA